DNA from Thermodesulfobacteriota bacterium:
CGCGGCGTGGAACTGGCCATCGATGCCTTTGGCGATGTGGCCGGTCATCCGGTCGAACTGATGGTCGAGGATGACGGCTGCTCGGCCGAAGGCGGCCAGACCGCCGCCACCAAACTGGCCTCCAATCCCGACGTGGTAGCCGTGGTCGGTCACACCTGTTCCAGTTCGTGCACCCCGGCGGCGACGATCTACAATGACGCCGGCCTGACCATGATCTCCGGCTCGTGCACCGCCCCGGCCTTGACGGCGGCCGACAGCCACGTGCCCAGTTTTCTGCGCACGGCGCCCAATGACAAGATTCAGGGCCGGGTGATGGCCGAGTTTGCCTACAACAGCCTGGGCGTGCGCAAAGCCGCCACCATCCACGACGGCAGCCCCTATGCCGAGCAATTGCAGCAGGTGTTTGCCGATGTCTTCCAGGAACTGGGCGGCGAGATCACCACCCAGGAAGCGGTCAACGTGGGCGACACCGATATGCGCCCGGTGTTGACCTCCATTGCCACCGGCCAGCCGGAGTTGATCTACTATCCGATCTTCATTGCCGAAGGCGGCTTTGTGACCAGCCAGGCCAAGGAGATTGCCGGGTTGGAAGAGACGATCCTGGCCGGGGCGGATGGCTTGTACTCACCGGACTTCATTGCGGCGGCCGGGGATGCGGCCGAGGACATGTTCATCTCCAGTCCGGACCTGGCCTTTGCCGGGGGCAAGTATGAGGAGTTTCTGGCGAAGCACCAGGAGAAGTATGGGGAAGGGACGTTGAGTGTGTTCCATGCCCATGCTTATGATGGGGCCAGCATCATCATGACGGCCATCGAGCAGGTGGCCCAGCAAGATGCGGACGGCAACACCATCATCGGGCGGCAGGCGTTGCGGGATGCGATGTATGGGACGACGGACTTTGACGGCATCACCGGCAAGCTGAGCTGCAATGAGAATGGGGACTGTGGGGACCCGAAGATCGCCGTCTACCAGATCAAGGCTGGGGAGTATACGCCCTACCAGAGCGCCGCCGCCCCCGAAGGTGAAGCCGCGGAACCAGAGGTGGTTGAAGGCTGTGACGACGCCCTGGGTTGTGTCACTGTAGCTCCCGGCGACCCCATCCGCATCGCCGCGGCCCTGGTCACCTCCGGCCCCAACGCCACCCTCGGCCTTGACGCCCTCTACGGCGTCCAGGTCGCCGTCAAACAACGTAGTGAAGTTCTCGGCCATCCTATCGAAATCCAGGCCGAAGACACTCTCTGCTCGGCTGAGGGCGGCCAGACCGCGGCCACCAAAATCGCCGCCGACGAGTCCATCGTTGCCGTCGTCGGCCACAACTGCTCCAGCTCCTGCACCCCGGCTGCGCCCATTTACAATGACGCCGGGCTGACCATGATCTCCCCCTCCTGCACCGCCCCGGCGCTAACTGCTCCGGCCAGCCACGTGGCCAGCTTCCTGCGCAGTTGCCACAATGACAACGT
Protein-coding regions in this window:
- a CDS encoding branched-chain amino acid ABC transporter substrate-binding protein — its product is MRTRLFWLLTLLVSLALVAGCGGAATPAPPAEEPAAEAPATEAPAAEEPAAAAPATEEPAAAAPAGCDDPLGCVTVAPGEPIKLAAAQSISGPTETLGTDEVRGVELAIDAFGDVAGHPVELMVEDDGCSAEGGQTAATKLASNPDVVAVVGHTCSSSCTPAATIYNDAGLTMISGSCTAPALTAADSHVPSFLRTAPNDKIQGRVMAEFAYNSLGVRKAATIHDGSPYAEQLQQVFADVFQELGGEITTQEAVNVGDTDMRPVLTSIATGQPELIYYPIFIAEGGFVTSQAKEIAGLEETILAGADGLYSPDFIAAAGDAAEDMFISSPDLAFAGGKYEEFLAKHQEKYGEGTLSVFHAHAYDGASIIMTAIEQVAQQDADGNTIIGRQALRDAMYGTTDFDGITGKLSCNENGDCGDPKIAVYQIKAGEYTPYQSAAAPEGEAAEPEVVEGCDDALGCVTVAPGDPIRIAAALVTSGPNATLGLDALYGVQVAVKQRSEVLGHPIEIQAEDTLCSAEGGQTAATKIAADESIVAVVGHNCSSSCTPAAPIYNDAGLTMISPSCTAPALTAPASHVASFLRSCHNDNVQGRVMAEYAYNELGIRKAATIHDGSPYAEQLQQVFADVFQELGGEITAQEAVNVGDTDMRPV